The proteins below come from a single Mytilus edulis chromosome 5, xbMytEdul2.2, whole genome shotgun sequence genomic window:
- the LOC139522458 gene encoding uncharacterized protein — protein sequence MGFQVLLFVLLTGTVVNSYYQAKHTRCLFPCEFRENIPIVNELSSIWFINSQSFGTYTNLSRPIGEQTSTSECIMRQGPFFILREFGLYFCFKFMALTDTDWVEYFSAGSETLLPFCEMCDGSKFSGPGYFSDQPLMRDRSRPIGCNLPSICPKRNNKQVCCPNSEPFDSGRNCRVQISTGSYRYNRPQRYG from the exons ATGGGTTTTCAAGTTCTATTGTTTGTGCTGTTAACAGGCACTGTTGTTAATTCCTATTACCAAG CCAAGCATACACGATGCTTATTTCCGTGTGAATTTAGGGAAAACATACCAATCGTGAATGAGCTTAGTAGTATATGGTTTATAAATTCTCAATCCTTTGGTACATATACCAACTTATCGCGTCCAATAGGAGAGCAGACATCAACATCTGAATGTATCATGAGACAGGGGCCTTTCTTTATACTCAG agaATTTGGACTGTATTTTTGTTTCAAGTTTATGGCCCTCACTGATACAGACTGGGTCGAATATTTCAGCGCAG GAAGCGAGACTCTTTTACCATTTTGTGAGATGTGTGATGGTTCAAAATTTTCAGGACCAGGTTATTTTTCAG ATCAACCGTTGATGCGTGATAGATCTCGACCAATTGGTTGCAATTTACCGTCGATATGCCCAAAACGTAACAACAAACAAGTGTGTTGTCCAAATTCTGAGCCATTTGATAGTGGAAGAAACTGCAGAGTACAAATCTCAACCGGAAGTTACAGGTATAACAGACCTCAGCGGTATGGTTAA
- the LOC139525161 gene encoding uncharacterized protein encodes MGFQLPLILLVTAGVVLTRYADKIPRCRYPCVWRNKPLLDEKDSVWFINTPTIGFYTNLSRPIGDQTSPTECIMKHGPFFLEREYGKFSCFKSMTISDTEWYFYFSEESDTLKSFCELCDGSKFEGPFYSSGKKLRYHNNYLFLALKLIY; translated from the exons ATGGGTTTCCAACTTCCTTTGATTTTGTTGGTCACGGCTGGTGTTGTTCTTACCCGTTATGCAG ATAAGATACCACGATGCAGATATCCGTGTGTATGGAGGAATAAACCACTATTGGATGAAAAGGATAGTGTATGGTTTATCAATACCCCTACCATAGGTTTTTACACAAACTTATCTAGACCAATAGGAGATCAGACATCACCTACTGAATGTATTATGAAACATGGACCTTTCTTTCTAGAAAG AGAGTATGGAAAGTTCTCGTGCTTCAAATCTATGACAATATCGGATACTGAGTGGTACTTCTACTTCAGCGAAG AAAGCGACACTCTGAAGTCTTTTTGTGAGCTTTGTGATGGTTCAAAATTTGAAGGGCCATTTTATTCTTCAGGTAAGAAATTACGGTATCATAATAACTATTTATTTTTGGCTCTAAAActtatttattaa